AGATGGGATAAAGCAGTCtggattttaagaaaatgaatatcaaGTATAAAGGATTTACAGCTGAAAAACTATTTGAACTCTGAGATGTGAAAACTCCATTTGAGATAATGGTAATGTAACCCTGGCAATCATTTGAAGCTGGTAAGGATTATGAACTCCACAGATTATAATTTTAATTTGAATACTATCAGTGCACAAAGGCCTACAGCCTAATGGAAGTCATAAGAAGGTCAGTATATTCAAGTGGCAACGAGAACATGGAGTGCTCATACATTCACAGGTAGTTGCACATTAGGATTTTTACCTCGACcattttcttcttcttgttctctGTTGAGGACCAGGTGGAGTGATTGTGCAGATGGCAAGGTGTGTccgccctctctctctctctgtttagGTTTGGGCTTATTGAGGGTGCTGGGGGCAGAGGGTGGGGGTGAAAAAGAAGGAGGAGAATCTGAAGAGGGAGAGCGCAGGGATGGAGATTGTGGAAGAACTTCATCATCAAACCCATTGCCATCCCCCATGCAAGCATCTCCTCCTTTGTTCCAAAGCCGCTTCAGGGAATCTCTCCCCTGGTCTCTACTGCTACCTGATCCGATAAAGTCCAAAACCGCCATCTTGCCTTGCTGGAGCCTCCGACGTCCTGCCTGATCTGTCAGATGAGAACGTGTAAACTCCATAAGGTTTCGGCAGTCAAGGATTACAGGATTGTTGCCAGTGCCATTGTTCTGGTTTTGGCCAATGCGGCCCCTCCCTGAACCCATCCCGATCCCTGCATTGTGATGGTTTGGTTGACTTTTAGAGCAAGTCATCTTTTTTGCTAGTTCCTCAGGCCAGATTGTGCGTACACTGTAATCATCATCATCGGGCTGGTATCCTTCCATGGTATGTGCACCAACATTAAGGCCCATATTGGGAGGATTCCCTCTGTGCGGGTTAAAGGTCACTACAATGGGGTCACTACTGCAGTAGCTGCATGTGGAGCTTCCAGTTTGGCTTGCTTTGGGATTGCAGCCACTGACGCAACTTTGGAGTGCTCGAAGAGGTGCAGATGAAGAAAGGGGTGTACAGGGAAGACAACCGCCAACAAGCTTCTTACGAAAGGCTCCAGGACTTTCAAAACCTCCAGCTTCCCCAGAACAGGATGCACAACCCAAGGGTCTGAGAAGCCCTGTGCGGCAGTCTGAGACAGTGCTGTTTGAAGAGGAAGTGTTAGTGGTGGAAGCAGTAGACAGACACCCTCCTAAAGTCTTCAGTCCCATGGTTCCGCCACCTCCGTTCACAGCACTAGTTCCTTGGGTGTGAGAGAATGACGACGATGTGCTCGTGCTATATCCGTGGCAGCCAGCTGAGTGACCTCTCCCTCTTCTACAACGCACCAGTCTCCAGCAACCACAAGGATGGGAAAAGTCAATAGTACATGTGTGATCTGGACTAGGGAAACCTCCTCGAGAAGAAGTGGGTGAGAGAGGCAAGGCGTGAAGAATTTGGGGACGATGTTCTCTAGTGCGTGAGGGACGAGGCTGACCGATGTGCTGATAAGAGGATGGGGCCCGGGAAGGGAGTTGGGGTGGGACAGCAGGGTAATGTGAGTTTAGGATGGCAGCATGGGGTAACGGGACTGAACCATGGTGACGGGATAGGCTGTGGGCGTGGGGCAGTTGATGACCGGGTCCCAGTTTGGAGTTTTCTTTGTTTCCTACAGATAATACTTCCTTGTCACTACGAGAGGGGTAGCTGGCAGTGGCGGAGCAAGACTTTAATGATAACTCGTTCTCTCTTGATAGCTTGGATTTGGTTTGCTGTCTTTGGGCTGGAACAAATTCCAAGATCCCACCAGGAGAAACAGTGAGTTGGTTCTGAAGATGTCTACCGTGCTGAATCCTGTTTTGATTCTGATGATAGTTCTGGTGATTCTCCACTAACTCGGAAGACTTTCCTTTGCATTTCCTGTCACCTTGACCTGGATCTAAGTGAAGGGATACCTTTTTTGTTCGACTGGTCTTAATGCTTCCACGTTGGGTAAGACTACTACTGCCCCCTTTGTCTATATACGAACCTCCTCTTCCACCCTTGTCCACAGACACTTTAATGTCAATGGTATGTGTGTGCTTGTGAAGTCTGGGAGCCAAAGTTACAGTCCCATTGCTGTGACAATGGCTAGCATTGTGTCCGCTGCCCTCAAAGAGGGCACCTCGATCTCTTTTATCTCTCTGAACATGGGACGATTGCCTGCGCTTGCATTCCAGAGACAGGAAGTTAGTACCTGGATGGGAGCGGGATGTAGGGGGTTGGGATTGTGGTAAGCGGGATGAGGGGTCGTTGTATGCGGCCGGTCGGTGTGATGAGGAAGAATGAGAGGTGGTCGGTGGGGAGGCCACACGCAGGGCCAAACTTTTGGGGCGCTGAACAACCACTATGCGCTCGTCAAGAGGGAGTGGAGGCATCTGGGGCTGAGAAAAGCTGAGAGTTGATGATGCAGAGAGAAAATAAGAGAGACAAATAAATCCTACAATGCTCTTTGATTTTGATACTTAAATAACTAATAATTAAAGTACACATAGAAGACACATAAATGTGAGTATTGCACATACAGTTAATAAGTTTAAAAGTTAgttacacacaaaaatacataattGTGATGAGTAACACAAAGAATAGAGGGTCTTCTGTTAGTCATTCACAAACTTCCTGGTAattgatctcacaaagttccgtgggatagtcacagaaccCTTTGATCATCCCTCCATGGCACCCCCACGGACCTCCACAATCCTCCACGACCCTGCCATGGACTGTCTTTTTCTGTGGCAATcgcacggattggttactcaactgctttttgctggttggtttatacttttttctggtttattcttttatattttctaaactttaaacaattgtcacctggcgttggggttagagttgggtttgggtaaggatgtcattttatctaaccctaaacctaaacgacaattgtaagaaaataggacaaaacagttgagtaaccaatccgtgagggtcacagaaaaatgcggagatccgtgagaatgccaccggaaaaatgtgcaaaaaattccgtgaccaTCCCAccgaaattcgtgagatcaggctgaattTAACACAACAATAAAGAACAGCACACAGGGTACAAATAAAAAGGCATTTCTGACCCATTACCCTTGTAACAAAAGTCAAGGGTTCATGTCTGCCAAAGCCATAAAGTAATCATTATTACAGATACACAAGCAACTCATATAAGAAACTGTATAAATAAGGAAAAGGGGGCTGGGGGGCTGTTATATTGTCACATTTTGTAAGGATGTAACAATACGCATTGTGTTCCTTCATACTGAACTATACCCTAAGTGACTTCCTATAAGATAGTATTAGGATTTAcagagtttattttttaaagcttaTATTATAATGAAACATGTAATGGAatgaaataatgatttattttatatgacAATAGAGATAAAATCTGGCTCTCCTAATCTCCAAATAGCAGAGCAAACAACTCATTATTCTAAATGTTAGCAGTGCCGGTCTTTCCTATACGCAAACTACGCAATTTGCATAGGGCCCCGCACCACTAGAGGGCCCCCTTGATCTcagaattatttaaaaccattatatcaaagaaaaattattattatgtttaatgaaaacaagacgctataatttaaataatttgcaaacttcCGAATTTATGcgggtttttaaaaatacttaatgatTTCTTAAATCAGTGATATACTCGGACAACATGCAGgcagtttctcaatccgaaggctgcagccttcagaggtcacatttgtaggctgcatatgcgtcataaaaacgtatttcagaatattaacaattataatgttgactattattcttagttaatggttaattgttatattatgtttatgacttgcaaatgaaatgctcatttaacttaaataaatcagccttgatgacgtatgcagcgcgCATATGCGACATCCGGAGGTTGCAGCCTTCAAATTTAGAAACGGCCGCGTGGATGACGCAGAAGAGTGATTTGGTAACGATGCGCATATTATATGCCCAccattgatttaaaacaaagcTATCCGTCTGGGGCAGAATAAAGGGGAAAAAACGTGAAGCAAGGGAACAAGATAAAGGATTTGCGCGAGCAGATTACATAtatagtcaatgcaaagacgcatcCACACGCGTCCTAgcatggggcgatgcaaatgacgcgaattgggtgacgcaattgccgcgaaaacacgcgcttttccctttgaacttcaagaacgcgctcTCGCGCAGGATAATTTGAcatcatgagagagagagagagagagagagagagagagagagagagagagagagagagagagagagagagaggtaagaatggtgcccacgttgAGAAAACTTATTAGAAGACTTGAAATTTGTAAAGGATTAAAGTCCTATGTCACTCGTTTaataactggataacactggatataactcattgtatagtttaataaaataatgtattttgattacacaaatcaaacctaactatatgattgttttcagctgctgaccagcatagggaatctctatggctaatttataagacatgttGCTGATACAGTACCGTGTGTTGTACCttatcttgttaattgagtcttttgggcatcttatgcctagaattattcaaggagattgattcttttaacttcctttaaagtttgatcaattgtgcataatgacatgtgcaacaaatggatatagggtgtcaaactcatagatttgcaatatttaaaatcagaaactatttttaaaatatttggggtCAACCTCTATgacagctttaaagggacacttcatcattttgcatcattgaaagaaggaagtgcaatatctttgttgagggagtgagactacaaacacccctgttacatttcgactacaaatataacactttcaataaagattaatgtttctacgggtgaaatgctcttttaaagctgaaacttatcaaatcctatcagaggtccagaatgtcattgaaacacaccagtggctttgctgtcatcagtattaaacatgttacccctcgaagtacccctccccacagagcccccccccccacataacaaatcccaatttaacccctgtgtattaacagtatgtatttatattcaatttaatttgattcattACATTCATTTAGATCAGGTTAATTTTGTagtgcttctcacaacacattttaaatcaaaacaacttaTCAGCAAATACATGTTTCATGTTATAATCAGCAAGTTTATCAGTCAGGGTTTCAAAGTAATGTGCATATGGGAATAATATACAGCTATAAGATAATACACTATGTGGTTAGTTAACAACTaactaacagcaacattgaGAGAGCGAGAAGAACAGAATAGATAAAGCAGCACAGAGAGAACATGTGCATTTGACATGGCTGGACTTCATAGAAAGGGGATGCATGCAAAACAGCACTATAGACATAtacccacacatacacacagatcCTATAGGACAGAGCCAGCACACCATGCTCATATTTTCACATGCATACATTCACGCACAGAGCCTGGTGATGGTATCCTCatcctgtttgtttttttcagtcTTGCCTTTTGTAGCCTGCAGTAGTGAAGGGGGGTGGGTGGTTACATTGACCCAGATTTGTCATATTGCAAGTCAACATCACTTCAGTCAGTTTATCTCACACACTTAACACCTCATTGGCAGTGTTCTGCACACAAACTgtatctgtaatgttttataTCAATGCATCAAGATGCACACACCCGGGCATGTGCTTGAGTCAGAGGGTTTACAGCATCAGCATCTATGAGCTCAGATAGCGACTGAGCGCCAAAACAACTACACAAACAGTGATCATGTTTCACTGACATCACCAAAAGAACAGTGTGTGACCAAAACAAATACGGTAATATTGCAGTgaaatattattaaatgaaaacaaacactGTTTATGAGAGGTGTATTACAGACAGGTGTAAAAGACCTGTCTTcaataagaaaaagaaagaaagcttTTTAACAGGTCACACGTGCATTACACCATATATTCAGATTACTTATATATTTAGCTTCTATCTTGAATTTGAAAACAGGTTAATCCAGCATGGCTCATTTCCAGGCATGTTTTACATCTAAACAGTCTGCGACAGACCTGGGCCTGCACAACAACTGGCTCGGTGACTGGCTGGCATGTAGCCTACCATTTGCCTAATAAAATTACTATAATTGTCTTAAACCTGAAAGTGGTATGATGTGTGGTAAATGAAATGGAAGGTGAACAGGATTAAATGGAGAAATGCATTTCTGAATCTCAGTTTTGTCCATCACTAAAAAGCAATTACAGCAGTTATCAAGTCTGAGCCTTTGTTTCAGAAACCGCAACATTGCGCTTGGTCTACTGTCAGAA
This sequence is a window from Misgurnus anguillicaudatus chromosome 9, ASM2758022v2, whole genome shotgun sequence. Protein-coding genes within it:
- the LOC129423953 gene encoding uncharacterized protein, yielding MPPLPLDERIVVVQRPKSLALRVASPPTTSHSSSSHRPAAYNDPSSRLPQSQPPTSRSHPGTNFLSLECKRRQSSHVQRDKRDRGALFEGSGHNASHCHSNGTVTLAPRLHKHTHTIDIKVSVDKGGRGGSYIDKGGSSSLTQRGSIKTSRTKKVSLHLDPGQGDRKCKGKSSELVENHQNYHQNQNRIQHGRHLQNQLTVSPGGILEFVPAQRQQTKSKLSRENELSLKSCSATASYPSRSDKEVLSVGNKENSKLGPGHQLPHAHSLSRHHGSVPLPHAAILNSHYPAVPPQLPSRAPSSYQHIGQPRPSRTREHRPQILHALPLSPTSSRGGFPSPDHTCTIDFSHPCGCWRLVRCRRGRGHSAGCHGYSTSTSSSFSHTQGTSAVNGGGGTMGLKTLGGCLSTASTTNTSSSNSTVSDCRTGLLRPLGCASCSGEAGGFESPGAFRKKLVGGCLPCTPLSSSAPLRALQSCVSGCNPKASQTGSSTCSYCSSDPIVVTFNPHRGNPPNMGLNVGAHTMEGYQPDDDDYSVRTIWPEELAKKMTCSKSQPNHHNAGIGMGSGRGRIGQNQNNGTGNNPVILDCRNLMEFTRSHLTDQAGRRRLQQGKMAVLDFIGSGSSRDQGRDSLKRLWNKGGDACMGDGNGFDDEVLPQSPSLRSPSSDSPPSFSPPPSAPSTLNKPKPKQREREGGHTLPSAQSLHLVLNREQEEENGRVHLYLPLSSSLPASLSEESVMTPDVENAVISPILPFLFLGNERDAQDLDLLLRLNIGFVVNVTTHLPLYHLDTGLVRYKRLPATDNSKQNLRQYFEEVFEFIEEARQCGRGVLVHCQAGVSRSATIVIAYLMKHTLMTMTDAYKYVRGRRPVVSPNLNFMGQLLEFERDLNSGVTPRILTPKLSGLETQV